A single window of Chloroflexota bacterium DNA harbors:
- a CDS encoding ABC transporter ATP-binding protein — MALLHINGLTHYFGGLRAVYDFNLALEEGALIGLIGPNGAGKTTVFNLVTGIYRPTQGTIQFNGQNLVGLPPHQIAAKGICRTFQTIRLFSNASVLDNIRIAFYSQVHASLLDAFLRTPRLVTEDKAITREAYKLLEILNLERYANELAVNLPYGEQKRVEIARALATKPRLLLLDEPAAGMNPGEIDRLMALIHRVRQEFGLTIFLIEHQMRLVMRICKHIKVMDFGETIAEGTPEEIRTNPRVLQAYLGEEIE; from the coding sequence ATGGCCCTGCTTCACATTAATGGCCTTACCCATTATTTTGGCGGACTGCGCGCAGTCTACGATTTTAATCTGGCCCTCGAAGAGGGCGCGCTGATCGGGCTGATCGGTCCAAACGGAGCGGGAAAAACGACCGTCTTTAACTTGGTTACCGGCATATACCGACCAACTCAGGGCACCATCCAGTTCAATGGACAAAACCTGGTAGGCCTGCCGCCCCACCAGATTGCCGCAAAAGGCATCTGCCGAACTTTCCAAACGATTCGCCTCTTCAGCAATGCCTCGGTCTTGGATAATATCCGGATCGCCTTTTATTCACAGGTTCACGCAAGCCTGCTCGATGCTTTTCTCCGCACGCCTCGGCTTGTCACCGAGGACAAAGCTATCACCCGCGAAGCGTACAAGCTACTGGAGATTCTCAATCTCGAACGCTATGCCAACGAACTGGCTGTGAATTTGCCCTATGGTGAACAAAAAAGAGTAGAGATCGCCCGAGCTTTGGCTACCAAACCGCGTCTTTTGCTGTTGGACGAGCCTGCAGCAGGCATGAACCCCGGCGAAATTGACCGGCTCATGGCCTTGATACACCGCGTTCGCCAAGAATTTGGGCTTACCATTTTCCTGATCGAGCATCAAATGCGCCTGGTCATGCGCATCTGCAAACATATCAAGGTCATGGACTTTGGAGAAACTATCGCCGAAGGTACTCCTGAAGAGATCCGCACAAATCCAAGAGTGCTCCAGGCCTATCTTGGAGAAGAAATAGAATAG